A window of Treponema pectinovorum genomic DNA:
AATCTGCGGCTTTGGAAGATGAATTTAGAAACAAAACAGCCTCTCTTTCATCTTTGCTCGCTATGAAGCATGAAGGATTTTCTAAAGATTTGGATTCAAAAATCTATTCTCTGGAAGAGTCTCTTAACGAACAGGTCAGTTTTTTTGATACAAAAATAAAGGAACATGCCGAATCCACCCGAAAACTTAGCGAAGAACTTGTGGCAGAACTTAACGGCAGCGGAAAAAACATGGAAGCGCTAAAAGCAAAACTTGAAAAACAGACCGCAGAACTTGACCAAAAGTATTCGGGGCTTTTTGAAAAGGCGATTACGGATGCTACTCAAAAAGAAAGTGCCGCGTTTGAAAAATTCCAAGACATTGCAGATAAGCATCTTACAAATTACAAAACCACAGTCGAAAATAAAATCAACAAAATTGAAAGCGAAGTAAACAATCGTGTTAGCGTTTTAAATGATGAACTCAATAAATCTGTCGCAATCATTCAAAATTCTATGAATGACAGCAAAACTGGAGCAACTGCAACTGCCGAGACAATTAAAAAAGCGACAGAAACTGCAAATGCTCAACTTGCGGATTTTCAAGCTCAGGCGGATGCAAAAATTGAAGCAATCAATAAGATGCTTGCAGAGAATATGGCAAAAATATCTTCTGCGTACGATATTAAGCAGACCCAGTTGCTTGCTGAAGTTGACAGGCAGCTTGAAGAATATCGCAAAGATATGGAATATCGCTTTAATAAATTGCAGATGGCAACGAGTGATGTCGATGCATTGGAAAATACACTTCGCGTTGCATTGGAAAAAACACAACAGGACGTGCTTAAAGATTTTAAATCTTTTGCTGATTTGCAGACGAGCGAGCAAAAACAATTTGAAAACGGTGTAAAGGAAAATAATCAAGCGTTAATAGAGCAAATTTCTTCCCTTGAAAAAAATCTTGACGATATGAAAGCTGCTGCAAGTGGAAATGTGAGCGCAGCTCTCAGCGATTTTGAAGCGAAATTTGATGATGACCTTAAAAAACGCAGCGAAAGCATGGATGAGCGTCTTAACGGCTGGAAAAATGCGATGGAATCGAAACTTTCTATTGTACAAAGCGATTTTGAAGATAACAGGCGTGAACTTGAAAATAAATATTCAGAAAATCTTAAAAACGAACTTCTGGAATTGCAAAAGCGCAGTTCTGAGCAGGCGGAATCTGTAAAACAGGGAATTGAAAAAACAGAAACGGAATTGAGGTCAAATCTCGAAGAACTTGAAAAGTCTTTGAAAGAATTCGCTTTGAACAGTCGCACTCAAATTCAGGATGCAACTGCGGGTCAGGATTCCTTTGTAAAAACGTCGCTGGATTCTTATAATCAGAGAATTTTAGAATTGCTCGCAAAGGCAGAAAAAGATACTCAACTAAGGCTTGCTTCTCTGGACGAAAATATAAAAGCTCAGTCAGAAAACAACAGAACGAATATAGACGCTATGCTTGGTGAATACAACGTTTGGAGAAATCAATTAAAAACTCAATTTGACCAGACAAAAAATATGTTTGCAGAGCAGCTCAACGGAACAAAAGAGGCTTCTGTTCAAAAAATAGAAAGTTTAAAAGAAGAATTGGAACAGAGTTTTGATGATTTTAAAAATTCTACAAAAAAGGAAAGAGAAGAACTTTCTGCGACAATCGACAATTTGCAACGCAATGTTGACGAGTCGATTTCAAGTTATAAGGAGCGTTCACAATCCATTGTTTCACAGTTGAGCGAAATGTATGAACAGATGCTGAACGATACTCAAAAGCGAGTTAGGGAACAAAATATTGAATCCGAAAAGAATTTGCGCGACATTCGCTCTAAAATTCAAGAAATCAACGAAAGTAACGATACTCGCCAAGCAGAAATGGTAATGAAAATGCAAAATGACGCTTCTGATCTTCAAAGCCGCTTGAGCGAAATTGACAAAGAAGTTAAAGATTTTTCAAATCAGATGCAGGTTTATCAAAAAGCGGAACAATTAAAAACTCAACTTGAATCAGAACTTTCTGAGTTAAAAAACGAGATAAGCAGAGTGGAAACTTTCCAGTCAACTGTTGATGAATTAAACGGAAGTTTCCGTTCTATAAGGAATTTAAACGAAGATGTAAATTCAAAGTTGAGCAAATTTTCAAGTGAGAAAAATCGCATTGACGAAATGGAAAAAGATTTTAGTCGCCTTGTCCAGTTGAGCGAGCAGATGGATCAGAAAATAGTAGAATTGAACAGAACAAGCGACGATTTGACTTCGATGCAGTTGAATGTCAGAAAATTCCAAGAGACTTTGGGTGAAATTTCAACGAGATATGACAGGCTTGAAACCAAAGGCAAACAGATTGATGTTATATCCAACGAAGTCGATAAAACTTTTGATGTTCTAAAAAATCTCGAAGCGCGTTTAAACGATGCAAGTCGGCATGCGGATACCCTTCCTGCCCAAATTGAAGATGTTCAAAAAAATATTGATAACCTCGTTAGCAATCGCGCCAAGATAAATGAAGCGGTTGAACAGTTGTCATCGTTGGATAATATACTTTTGCAGGCAGAAGAAAAAGTTAAGCAGATTCAAACTAGCAGAGAGGGTATTGGACGTACTGAAACAAGGTTGCAGCAACTCGATGCAAAAATCGACCAAAAGATGAACTTGCTCGCTGCCATAACGAACGAAGATTTAAAGAAAAATCCTGAACCGCTGGGCAAGGGACTTTCGCCACAAGACCGCGAAAATATAATCAATTTGAGAAGACAAGGCTGGGAAGTTGAACAGATTGCCCGCACTATGAAGCGCAGCATTGGCGAAATCGAAATGGTTATAGAGATGGGAAATCTAAACTAAGCGAAGTTTTGAAAAGCGACAGATTAAGCTTGCTCTAAAAGACAGGTTGCAAACGCTTCGATGGCACGGCTTTGACCGACGTCTCCAAGTTTTTCGCCTGTTTTAGCTTTTACAAAGATTTGGTCGGAATTTACTTCTAAAGTTTCTGCGATTGAAGCGATAACCGCTTGTCTGTACGGCAGAAATTTTGGTTTTTCCAAGGCGATAACGCAGTCAAGGTTTACGAGAGACCAGCCTTCTTCTTTTATTTTTTCCCACACGGTTTTTAAAAGCGATTTTGAGTCGGCATCTTTCCACTTTGCTTCTTCTGGTGGAAAAAACGAGCCTATGTCTCCGAGTGCACTGGCACCGAGCAGAGCGTCTGTTATCGCGTGAAGAAGCACATCTCCGTCTGAATGCCCATCTTCGCCAAGTTCACTTTCTATTTGTATCCCGCCAAGCATGAGTTTTCGGTTTTTTACCAAAGCGTGCTTGTCGTAACCTAGCCCAATGCGAATCATCCCTTTTTCTCCCGATTTTTTGTCTAAATCCTGTTTAAATGTGATTTTTTTGTTGGAACTTTCTCCTGTCGAAACCTTTATTTTTTGTCCATTTGAAAATTCGTCCCAAATTTCAGTATCGTCTGTAAATTCTTTTGCTGAATTTTGTGCTTTTTTGTGAGCTTGCAAAAGTTCGTCCAAAGGAAAAACCTGTGGAGTTTGAATCGAAATCATCTTAGAACGCACAAGGTGCTTTGTTATAAAACCTTTCTCGTCTATTTCTTTTTGAGTGTCTACAGGCTCAATCCCTGCGGCAGCACAACCATTTTCGAGGGCAAGCGCATAAGTAGAAACTATAATTTTTTTTGAAACAAAGGGACGCGCTCCGTCGTGTATAAAAACCAGTGCAGGATTCTCGCCAAAAACGCTATGCAATTTTAGCAAAGCATTGTAAACAGAAGCCTGTCTGTTGTTTCCACCTGGTACAAAGAAAAATTTTATGCCATTTTCTGCTGCTTTTTTTACACGCTCATCGCTAAAAACTGCTTTGCGGGATTTTTCCTCTTCGATTTTTAAAAGATTGACATCTTCTTTGTGCGGAAAGGTTACGATCACTGCTGAAAATCCAAGGGTATCTAAAAAAACTGAGGCGGCAGAAGATAGAACTGTACCGCCATTTAATTCAAGATATTCTTTTTTTAGGCCGCCCATGCGGTTTGAAGAGCCAGCGGCGGTTAAGATTAAAGCAAGTTTTTTTTGACAGGAATCAGCTTTCATCTCCGTCATCATCGCTTTCTTCATCGTCAGAATCGTCTCTCTCATCGGAATCATCGTCTTCATTATTTGACGATGCAGTCAAATCATCTCCAAATTCGTCATCATCGTCATCGTCGCTATCAAGTTGAACAGCTTTCTTTTCGTGAATTGCATTGACTTCAAGTTTTGCATGGAGCATTGCTTCTATCTCTTTTGTAGAAATTCCCAGTGCAAGCGAAATTTCGTCTGTAAGGAGTTTTCTTGCGGTATCGTAGAGTTTTCTCTCTTGAATTGGAAGTTCCTTTACTTTTGAGCGATGATAGAGGGTTCGAACGATATTTGTTATGTCTTCTATGCTTCCTTTTTTTAAGAGGTCAAGGTTCATCTGGTAGCGCAATTTCCAGTCCGAAGTTACAGATTCAACTGGTTCTCCTAAAATTTCCAATGCTTTTTGCGCTTCATCTGCGGAAACAATCTTTCTTATTCCAAGTTTTTCTGAATTTGCTACAGGAACCATGACTATCATGTCTGAAACTTCAAGGTAGATTCTGTAATATTGAACGATTTGTTCGCCGTTTTTTCTGTCAAAAATTTCTTTGATTTCGCCTACACCTTGGCTCGGATAAACTACTTTTTCGTTAAGTAAAAATTGTGTACTCATATTCTTTATAATATATCATAAATAAGGCTTTAGTTCAATTCACAGAAAATTGCATTATTTTCAACAATATTCTTGCATTTTCTATTTATTTCATCTATATTGTGCGCACAGCACAGAGGGTGCTGACATTTTAACTGCGATTTTGTAGCCTTTTTGTACGGTGTATCTGATTTTTACGGTGTATTTTGAAGGCTGGATTTCGCCTTTGGGATACATGATGAAAGACTCAAAATTTAATGCCGAAGATATTTTGGCAAACCGCGATGGTGTTTTTGTCGAAACAACACCAATTCAAAATGCTGACGAATCTGAAGATTCAGAAGAAATTTCCTTTGCCGATTTAGGATTGAGCGAAAAAATCTTAGATGCAATCGAAAAAAAAGGTTTTAAAACTCCTTCTCCTATTCAAACTCTGGCAATTCCTCGCTTGCTCAACGGCGACACAAATCTAATCGCAAAGGCAAGAACTGGAACTGGAAAAACTGCTGCATTTGGACTTCCAATCGTTCAAAATATCTGCGAAGAAAGCGACCATGTTCGTGCACTTATTCTAGAACCAACCAGAGAACTTGCGATTCAAACCTGCAACGAAATGCAATCATTTTCGACGGGAAAATTTCCGCGTGTTGCCGTTTTGTACGGTGGCGCTTCGTATTCAACACAAATAAGAGATTTAAAACGAGGAACAGAAATCGTTGTTGGAACTCCAGGTCGCATAAAAGATCACTTGGAAAGGGGAACTTTAAAACTCGACAAGATTGATTATTTTATCCTTGACGAAGGCGACGAAATGCTCGACATGGGCTTTGTTGACGACATAAAGTCAATCTTTGCACAGGCAAATCCTTCCAGCAGAATCCTGCTTTTTAGCGCGACAATGCCAAAACCAATATTGCAGATTGCCGAAGAGTTTATGGGCGAATACGATGTTGTCGAAGAAGAGGGTTTTGTTGAAGAGCCTTTGCTGATAGACCAGAAATATTGGGTTGTGAGCGAGCGTGATAAGATTGAAGCCTTGGTTCGCCTTATCGACATTTCGCCGGATTTTTATGGGCTTGTCTTTACAATGACAAAAAACGATGCCGATACAGTTAGCAGGCTTTTGGACGAGCGCGGATACGAAGCGGCAGCCTTGCACGGCGATGTTCCGCAAGGTCAGCGGGAGAAAATCCTTGCCAGATTTAGAAATAAAAAAACTCGAATTCTCGTTGCAACGGATGTCGCGGCTCGTGGTATCGACATAACAGGGTTGAGCCATGTTGTAAATTATTCTCTTCCGTTTGACGCTGCAACTTATGTTCACAGGATTGGAAGAACAGGTCGTGCAGGAACTTCAGGAATTGCGGTTACTTTCGTGCGACCGGAAGAAAGGCGAAAACTAGAATTCTTAAAAAAACGAATTCGCATTGCTGCAAAAGGCGAAATGATTGAAGAAAATGTTCCGTCGGTTGTTCAAGTTTTAGAAGTAAAAAGACAGCGAATTTTTGATGAACTCAAAGAAAAACTTGGTTTAAAAGCAAAATTCGAGAGCGAAAACGATGATTTTGATTTGGACGATAAAAATCAAACCTATGATGATGAGACGATTCCAATTTTTGATGAAAGTGCAAATCAAAATGAAAATTCAATAGGAATGAAAGAATTTCAATCGGAAGATAAAAATTCACCTAAAAAAACTTTTGAGCCTAAATTGATTCAAGTAAAAGATTTGTATAAAAAAGCTGCCGATGAACTTTGCGGGGAATACGATGCAAAGGATATCCTTGCTGCTGTTTTAGAAATAAACTACGGAAACTCGCTCGACGAAAGCCACTACGGAAAAGTTATGGCTGCTCGCTCAGGGGGGGGCTCAACTCCTGACCAGAAACGAATTTATGTCCAGCTTGGAAGGCGAGATGGCTACAATGCAAAGTCAATCGCCGAATATTTTAGCGATTTACTCCATATTCCTGGCAGAATGGTTGACCGAATTGATGTGAGCCAGAATTTTTCATTGTTGAGTTTACCTTCTGTAAATGCAGTTCGTGCGTTGGAACTTTCTAAAAGTCGCACGAGCCTTCCGCACATGCACCTTGATTCAAAAGATGACGACAACTTTTTTGGCAGTGGTCGCAGCCGTTCAAGAAGACGAGATGGTGGAAGATTTGAAAAGTCCGAAGGAAGTTTTTTTCGCCGTGGCGAAAGGCAAAGTCGCTTTGGAGCAGATCGCTATTCAGTAGCAAGAGGAGAAAATTCCAGCAGGGAGCGCGGTAAGCGCAGCAAATTTCTTGGAAACTTGAAAAATGAACACGGAAGAGCGCGAGTACATACTTCAACAACAAGAAATGGAGCGAGTGCTTATAAAAAATCCAGCAGGAATTTTGAAGAATTTTAATTTTATTTAGAACGCGGATATCTTGCAAAAAGCGTTAATCGCCGATAAAAAAAGCCACAGTTTTGAAATACAATTCATTGTGTAGTTTCAACTCTGTGGCTTTATCATTAAAAAATCATTTTAAGTAGTAAAATATTTGAGCGAATTTTGAAATCTTCTTAAAGTCTTACAGGCACGCCTTCTCCTTTTAATTCTTCTTTTATTCCTTGAACCGTATAGCCCAAACTGTGAACCATGCTTGCAATAAGGGCTGCGTCTGCTTTTCCGTCTGTTAAAACATCTTTTAAATGTTGAACAGTTCCTCCTCCGCCAGAAGCGATTACAGGAACGCTCACATTTTCTGCGATCATTTTTGTAAGATTTAATTCGTAACCGGTTTTCATGCCGTCAGCATCTATAGAGTTTAAAACGATTTCGCCAGCCCCCAATTCGACAGCGTGCTTTGCCCATTCTAAAGCGTCGAGTTCCGTTTTTACCCGGCCACCGTTTATGTAAACGCTGTATCCGCTCGGTGCAGATTCATCTTTTTTTGCGTCCATTCCCAATACAATGCACTGGTTCCCAAAAATTTTTGCGCCTTCAGTTATGAGCTTCGGATTTTTTACAGCCTGACTATTTAAACTCACCTTTTCAGCTCCTGCAAGAATTGTAGAGCGTATATCTTCTACACAGCCGATTCCTCCGCCCACACAAAATGGAATAAAAATCTGTTCCGCAACTTTGCTTATCAAATTTAAGATTGGGCCTCGCGAATTTGCGCTTGCCATTATGTCGTAAAAGACCAGTTCATCGACTCCCTGCTCGTAATATTTTTTTGCCATTTCCACAGGGTCTCCAATATCCACATTATTCTGAAATTTTACGCCTTTTGTTGTTCTTCCGTCTTTTACATCCAGACAAACTATTATTCTTTTTTTTAGCATGATTTTTACCTTTGATTTTGATTTTTTTATGAGTTGATAAAATTCTGGAGAACTTTTAAGCCCCATTTTCCAGATTTTTCTGGATGGCACTGGAATGCGCAAAGATTGTCTTTTTCTATGCAGGCAGGAACTTGAGTACCGTAATTTGCAAACGCTTTTACAATGCTTTTATCCTCTGGCTGAATCAAATACGAATGCACAAAGTAAAAATCGCAATGCTCAGGAATCCCTTTTAAAAGTTTTGAAGACCCATTTGAATATGTCAAATCGTTCCAGCCAATTTGCGGAACTTTTAGATTTGGACTTTCACCGTTTTCTTGCCAAACCGTTTGAAAACTCTTTATCGAGCCCCTTAATAGTCCAAGACAAGCGATATCGCCTTCTTGAGAATGTTCAAAAATTATCTGCGAGCCAAGACAGATTCCTAAAATTTGTTTTTTTTGGGAATAAAAATCGCGCAAAAACGAATCAAAGCCTGTTTTTTTTAGTTGCTCCATCGCGTATTTCGCTTCGCCAACTCCAGGAAAAATTATCTTTTCGCAATTTTCTAAATCTAAAGGATTCTGCGAAATTTTGTATTCTGCTTTTATTGCAATAAGCGCTCTTTCGACACTCTTTATATTTCCAGCGTTATAATCTACAATTCCAATCATAGCCGAATTTTAGTAGCGTAAACTTTCTTGGTCAACTATTTTACATAATCGATTTTGCACAACTTTGTTTAAAATTTTATTTTCATGCCGATAATGAACTATGAGTGGAAATTTTTCGATAATCCTTGAGATTCTTAAAAACAAATATGTAATTTCTGTTGCCGTTGTCTGTTTTTTGTTGATGGATTTTGCTTCCTATGTTTGCTCCTATCGAAAAAAAACTCCGCGAAAGAGAATTAAAAAATTTATTCCAAAACCAGAGCCAACTCCTTCTGAAAATGACGCAGGCGAAGACGCGAGTGTTGAAGAAAGTGAATAGTCTTTGGATTTAAAAATCTCAAAAATCTGTTTTCGCCTTTTTCTATATCGATTCTGTCTTCCCAAAAACCGCTCAATTTTTTAATTTTTTTGCTACCTAATAAACCACTTAAAATTTCTTGCAAATCGCTTGCTTCCCAAACATTTTGCTTGTAAAAATCTATATCCCTCTTGTTAAAATCTGGAAGCAAAACATTTATCAATTCATCTTTTGTGTAAAATCTTCTGTGTCGTTTTATAAAATTAAATACGATTTTTTCATCCATCGCGGAATTTTCAATCGTCCGATTTTCTTTTCTTGCATTGCAGATGTCGCAGCCGCTGCAAACAGCACTTTCCCCAGAAAGATATTTTAAAAGAAAACCTCTTCTGCACTCGTTCGTATTTGCAAGATCTCCAATCGCTTTTTCTCGAGAGCCTTCTTTTTGCGACTTCCATTTTGAGTTATCTTTGCTTCCCCAAATCAAAATGGATTTTACATTTTCGCCATTTCGTCCTGCTCTGCCAGCCTCTTGAATAAAATTTTCCAGATGCTCAGGCGCATCCAGATGAATAACCGTATATATATTTTTTTTGTCCATGCCCATTCCATAAGCACAGGTTGCGGTAAGAATTCCGTCTGTTGTATCGAAAAACCATTTTTCCGTGCGATTTTTTTCTTCTTTCGTCATTCCTGCGTGATAAAATTTCACGTTTGAATTTCCAAAATACGAGTGTAAAATTCTCGCCATTTCTTCGGTTCTCCGCCTTGTTGAACAAAAAACGATAAGCGGCTTTTTTTCTTGAATACACGCTTTTAGAACGGCTTTTTTCTTTGCCGATGCATGCCGAACTTCATAGTGAATGTTTTGCCTGTCGCTTGAACTTTGCACAATATGTGCCTGCCCATCGAATAAAATCTCACTTATTCGCTTTAAAACAGGAGGACTTGCAGTTGCAGTGAATGCGGTTACAACTTTTACGTCCAGGTACTTTATTATTTTTCCCAGTGTAAGATACGCTGGTCTAAAACTTTCTCCCCATTCGCTAACGCAGTGGGCTTCATCTATTGCAATATGGCTTATTTTGCAGCCCTTTAACCTGTTGACTATTTTTTTATTCTGCAAAATTTCTGGATTTGCAAGTATCACCTTTGCTTTTTTCGTTTCAATAAGATTAAAATTTTCTTCCTGCTCTTCAATGCTTTGCCCACCTTTAAATACCGCACAGACAAGCCCACCTTCTTCCATTCGCCTTTTTTGGTCTGCCATCAATGCCAAAAGCGGATACAAAACCAAAGTTGCACCTTCTAAAAGCAGGGCAGGAGTTAAAAAACAAAGCGATTTTCCACTCCCCGTCGGCAAAAGAACAATCTGTTTTCCCCGGCAAACACCGTCTTCCTCTAAACTTTCTTGCGCTGCATTTTTCATTAGGTTTTCGTCATCTGCCGTCTGTGCACTGTCCAAAATGTTCGAAATTACAAGGTGCTGCCACGCAAAAAGATATTTTATTCCAAAAGCCCGCTCCGCAGCCTGAGTAACTTCGTCATCAAGAGAAAACTCCGAGTCAAATTTTTGCTCTGGAAAATCTTTTCCTTCAATAAAGTCGAAAGCCATAAAACCTCGACTTGAATGTGCAATGCCTGAGTACAAACAAAAACATTTCCATCGATTTATATATGGCTTTAAAAATTCATTTTTTACAAAAAAGTGCAGATAAAAATTATAAATTTATTTTTTATTTGGGCGGCTTTTTTGCTCCACTAGAGTTCCGCAAAAAATCGGGCTATACAGGGTTCCGCTTTCGCTCCATTGGCTACGCCAACGCTCCGCGCCCTTCCTATCCGCTGCCGCTGTAAGCTCGCAGGCGGGTAGCGGGGCTACAAGTAGACCCTGCCACATCGTCGCACAGGAGGTGCGACCTACAAGGAATGTTGACAGTTTTGTAAAAACTGTCGTTCAAGAAAAACAAGGAAGTTTTTCTTGAACAGCACACGGAGGTGCGACCTACAAGCAATGTCGACAGTTTTTTGCAAGAAAACTGTCAGTTAAAGAAAAACACGGATATTTTTCCTGAAACTTACTTATCAAGAATCGTTATTTCTACGCGCCTGTTTTTTGCTTTTCCTCTTTCTGTCAAATTTGATGCAATCGGGATTTTTGAACCAAAGCCTTGCGTAAACACGTGTGTTTTTTCCTTAACTTTTAAATCTACAAGAAAATTAGCAACGCTTGCCGCTCTTTCTTCACTTAAAATTTGGCAGGATTCTTCGCTTCCAACTCTTGCCGTATGCCCAGAAATCAAAAGGTCATTGTTTGGATATGCAGAAAGAATTTGGGATATTTTTTTGATTTTTTCTTTTTCGCTTTCCATTAAAATTGCGCTGTCCGCACGGAATTGAATATTTTCAAGGCTTATCGTCAGTCCTTGCTCAGTTTTTGTTACAGAAATATCTTTCAATCCTAAATCTTCAACTTTTTGCATGACATCTTTTAAATTTTCTTCTGTAGAAGTTCGCTCAAATTCCGTGTATTCGGCCTGTGTTCCGCCAGCAAATTGATATTGAGTTCCAAACAGCGTTTCTATCACTATTCTAAAATCTTCTTCGTATCTATCTATCTGCCCTTTTTCGTTATCCCACCAGATTGTTCTATTTGAATATCCCATAGTCGTAACAGGATAATCTGACCCACGCAAAGAATTTGAATTTTGTTGCGGTGTTTCATAATACACGGAATATTTTGCAGAAATAACTTGAAAAACACGCTCCGTTTTCGAACTGTCGGAAGTAACTCCTTTTTCGTTTCTA
This region includes:
- a CDS encoding OmpA family protein, whose amino-acid sequence is MKKNSLTLFCLCAFALNFSLKIFAQEANLPISKNQNSEDEILLQFKFKEGDNFSLTSSVNEEVKINGRLSHKAQIVTRVTESVEKIDENGRGYIKGNFMTSEQSTRAQFLGQNDTYRWGENFESEFWRDSRGKFEIESKYFMPVIRDLPIFPQRPIKVGDEWSEDGYEVQDLRRDLNVTEPFKVPFTAKYKYLRNEKGVTSDSSKTERVFQVISAKYSVYYETPQQNSNSLRGSDYPVTTMGYSNRTIWWDNEKGQIDRYEEDFRIVIETLFGTQYQFAGGTQAEYTEFERTSTEENLKDVMQKVEDLGLKDISVTKTEQGLTISLENIQFRADSAILMESEKEKIKKISQILSAYPNNDLLISGHTARVGSEESCQILSEERAASVANFLVDLKVKEKTHVFTQGFGSKIPIASNLTERGKAKNRRVEITILDK